In Nitrospirota bacterium, a single genomic region encodes these proteins:
- a CDS encoding cyclase family protein, with protein MASAWIDVSVAFRTGMAHWPDNPPVRIARILDIKQGDECTLSMILMGAHSGTHMDAPVHFLRGGKGLDEMPLSAVIGPARVIAIRDPECITVEELCPHRIRRGERILFKTRNSARVWKTDAFTKEFVYLSTEAGEFLAARRVRTVGVDYLSVGGYEKNGPEVHRALLKAGVWIIEGLDLSRVRPGEYDLICLPIKIAQSDGAPARAVLRRIPGEKQHPPDFHL; from the coding sequence ATGGCGTCGGCGTGGATCGACGTGTCGGTGGCGTTTCGGACGGGCATGGCGCATTGGCCCGATAATCCGCCGGTCCGGATCGCGCGCATCCTGGACATAAAACAGGGGGACGAGTGCACGCTCTCGATGATCTTAATGGGGGCCCATAGCGGCACGCACATGGACGCGCCGGTTCATTTCCTCCGCGGCGGGAAAGGATTGGACGAGATGCCGCTGTCGGCCGTGATCGGGCCGGCCCGCGTCATCGCCATCCGCGATCCCGAGTGCATCACCGTGGAGGAATTGTGCCCGCACCGGATTCGTCGCGGCGAGCGCATCCTGTTCAAGACACGCAATTCCGCCCGAGTCTGGAAGACGGACGCCTTCACCAAGGAGTTCGTGTATCTGTCCACGGAAGCCGGCGAGTTCCTCGCCGCGCGCCGGGTGCGGACCGTCGGCGTCGATTACTTGTCCGTCGGCGGCTACGAGAAGAACGGGCCCGAGGTGCACCGTGCGCTGTTGAAGGCCGGCGTCTGGATCATCGAGGGGTTGGACCTGTCGCGCGTCCGTCCGGGCGAGTACGACTTGATCTGTCTGCCGATCAAAATCGCCCAAAGCGACGGCGCGCCGGCCCGGGCGGTGCTGCGCCGGATCCCGGGGGAAAAGCAACACCCCCCTGACTTCCACCTCTAG
- a CDS encoding glycoside hydrolase family 15 protein — MTRWSPLGPIDGYLPIEDHGLIGDGATAALVGRDGAVSWLCVPRFDSPPLFCRLLDAARGGAFTVAPEGVREARQSYEPDSAVLVTEMRTATGMLRVTDAFPLRSGADLAEDQPATRRELLRSATVLEGQVRLRVEIVPRGGAEAEPRGDGLAIRCKGRSDLGLHLSSTVPLKGLRTVHALQAGRSVHLLLRWTGAHHHHAVDYDELLRNTHDTWRRWMRHVDYQGPQEALVRRSAITLKLLDHFENGAIVAAPTSSLPEAIGGPRNWDYRYAWIRDAAFSVYALHRIGLSQEAAGFLGWVLDAVDRDGRPKVLYGLDGKAPPPERVDAELEGYRRSRPVRWGNAAADQRQHDVYGEIMDCAYQWAAHHGRIDPALWERLRKLADAARREWRTPDHGIWEVRTNGRLFTYSAALCQVALDRAVRLAERFQLPGDVKEWRAATEGIGRVILEEAWDKNIKSLTEHLGGGGLDASLLTLPLRRVVPADHPKMVATTAAIAERLGAGHGLLYRYLPEVSPDGLAGHEGAFLLCSFWLVDNLAKQGRLDDAMDLYDSLCARANGLGLLPEEIDPATGAFLGNYPQAFSHIGVIASGVNLARLLKKAGRTA; from the coding sequence ATGACGCGGTGGTCGCCGCTCGGTCCGATCGACGGGTATCTGCCGATCGAGGATCACGGCCTGATCGGCGACGGGGCGACCGCCGCGCTGGTCGGCCGCGACGGCGCCGTCTCCTGGCTGTGCGTGCCGCGCTTCGACTCCCCGCCTCTGTTTTGTCGCCTCCTCGACGCCGCCCGCGGCGGCGCCTTCACGGTGGCGCCGGAGGGGGTGCGCGAAGCGCGGCAGTCGTACGAACCGGACAGCGCGGTCCTCGTCACGGAGATGCGCACGGCCACGGGCATGCTCAGGGTCACCGACGCGTTTCCGCTGCGATCCGGCGCTGATCTCGCGGAAGACCAGCCGGCGACCAGGCGCGAACTTCTCCGGAGCGCGACCGTGCTCGAGGGACAGGTACGGCTCCGCGTCGAAATCGTCCCCCGCGGCGGCGCGGAGGCCGAACCGCGCGGCGACGGATTGGCGATCCGCTGCAAAGGCCGGTCCGATCTCGGTCTGCATCTCTCCTCGACGGTTCCGCTCAAGGGGCTGCGCACGGTGCACGCGCTGCAGGCCGGCCGGTCCGTCCACCTGCTGTTGCGCTGGACCGGCGCCCATCATCACCACGCCGTCGATTACGACGAGTTGCTCCGGAACACGCACGACACGTGGCGCCGCTGGATGCGGCATGTGGACTACCAGGGCCCCCAGGAGGCGCTCGTGCGCCGCTCGGCCATCACGCTCAAGCTGCTCGATCACTTCGAAAACGGCGCCATCGTCGCCGCGCCGACCTCGTCGTTGCCGGAAGCGATCGGCGGCCCGCGTAACTGGGATTATCGCTACGCCTGGATCCGGGACGCGGCGTTTTCGGTCTATGCGCTGCATCGTATCGGGCTGTCGCAGGAAGCGGCCGGCTTTCTCGGCTGGGTCCTGGACGCGGTGGACCGGGACGGGCGGCCGAAGGTGCTGTACGGCCTGGACGGCAAGGCCCCACCGCCCGAACGGGTGGATGCGGAGTTGGAAGGCTATCGCCGGTCGCGCCCGGTGCGCTGGGGCAACGCGGCGGCGGACCAACGCCAACACGACGTGTACGGCGAAATCATGGATTGCGCGTATCAGTGGGCGGCCCACCACGGCCGGATCGATCCGGCGCTGTGGGAACGGCTGCGGAAACTCGCCGACGCCGCCCGTCGCGAATGGCGGACGCCCGATCACGGCATCTGGGAAGTCCGGACGAACGGACGCCTGTTCACCTACTCCGCCGCGCTCTGCCAGGTGGCGCTGGACCGCGCCGTCCGGCTGGCGGAGCGCTTTCAGCTTCCCGGCGACGTGAAGGAATGGCGCGCCGCGACCGAGGGCATCGGCCGCGTCATTCTGGAGGAGGCGTGGGACAAGAACATCAAGTCCCTCACCGAACATCTGGGCGGAGGCGGACTGGATGCCAGCTTGCTGACGCTGCCGCTGCGCCGGGTCGTGCCGGCGGATCATCCGAAGATGGTCGCGACCACGGCCGCGATCGCCGAACGTCTGGGGGCCGGTCACGGACTGCTGTACCGCTACCTGCCCGAGGTCTCGCCCGACGGCCTGGCGGGCCATGAGGGCGCGTTTCTCCTCTGCAGTTTCTGGCTGGTGGACAATCTGGCCAAGCAAGGGCGGCTCGATGACGCGATGGACCTCTACGATTCGCTCTGCGCCAGGGCCAACGGGTTGGGGTTGCTGCCGGAAGAAATCGATCCGGCGACCGGAGCGTTTCTCGGCAACTATCCGCAGGCCTTCAGCCACATCGGGGTGATCGCCAGCGGAGTTAACTTGGCCCGGTTGCTGAAGAAAGCCGGAAGGACCGCGTGA